A portion of the Faecalibacterium sp. I3-3-89 genome contains these proteins:
- a CDS encoding DUF1492 domain-containing protein, with protein MTQEQRRKTKEALGFYGQRNWVYGPRNWGWKKAIEQTEAYYREADPGLRGGILQLRYMERRTREEVMDKLNISYSTYQKAHSDLLSTIAVFAAHYGEL; from the coding sequence ATGACACAGGAGCAGCGTCGGAAGACAAAGGAGGCCCTCGGCTTTTATGGGCAGCGGAACTGGGTCTACGGCCCCCGCAACTGGGGGTGGAAGAAAGCCATTGAGCAAACGGAGGCGTATTACCGGGAGGCAGACCCCGGCCTGCGGGGCGGCATCCTGCAGCTGCGCTACATGGAGAGACGGACGCGGGAAGAGGTGATGGACAAGCTGAACATCAGCTACAGCACCTATCAGAAAGCTCACAGCGACCTTCTGAGCACTATCGCGGTCTTTGCTGCCCATTACGGCGAGCTGTGA
- a CDS encoding helix-turn-helix domain-containing protein: MTDTMMLRDCIRSRGVKLGHVAHVLGISSGTLRCKLENEREFKLSEAEKLSKMLGMTTEQRDRCFFGPAG; the protein is encoded by the coding sequence ATGACCGACACCATGATGCTCCGCGACTGCATCCGCAGCCGCGGCGTAAAGCTGGGCCATGTGGCCCATGTTCTGGGCATCAGCAGCGGCACGCTCCGCTGCAAGCTGGAAAACGAGCGCGAATTCAAGCTGAGTGAGGCCGAAAAACTTTCGAAGATGCTGGGGATGACCACCGAGCAGCGTGACCGCTGCTTCTTCGGCCCGGCGGGCTGA
- a CDS encoding LexA family protein: MSDTDLSGRIRQRREQLGLSQEELAARMGYRSKSSITKLEKGINDLPRAKLEELAAALNTTPAWLMGLVDLLSPPPGFEPLPEMVRVPLVGSIACGTPITAEQNIECYIGVPAAWHADFALTCHGSSMAPTICDGDIVCIRRQPEVEQGEIAAVRIGEEATLKHFHRQGETVMLLADNAAVCPPMIFAGPQLEEIQIEGRAVGFCRGL; this comes from the coding sequence ATGTCTGACACCGATCTATCCGGCCGCATCCGGCAGCGCCGGGAGCAGCTGGGCCTGTCGCAGGAAGAGCTGGCCGCCCGAATGGGATACCGTTCCAAATCCTCCATCACCAAGCTGGAAAAAGGCATCAACGACCTGCCCCGGGCCAAGCTCGAGGAGCTGGCGGCGGCGCTGAACACTACCCCTGCGTGGTTGATGGGCCTTGTAGATCTGCTCAGCCCGCCGCCGGGCTTCGAGCCGCTGCCCGAGATGGTGCGGGTGCCCCTTGTAGGCTCCATCGCCTGCGGGACCCCCATCACCGCCGAACAGAACATCGAGTGCTACATCGGCGTCCCTGCCGCGTGGCACGCTGACTTTGCCCTCACCTGCCATGGCAGCAGCATGGCCCCCACCATCTGCGACGGCGACATCGTCTGCATCCGCCGTCAGCCCGAGGTGGAGCAGGGGGAGATCGCCGCAGTCCGCATCGGTGAAGAAGCCACCCTCAAGCACTTTCACCGGCAGGGCGAGACCGTGATGCTGCTGGCCGACAACGCCGCCGTCTGCCCGCCCATGATCTTCGCCGGCCCCCAGCTCGAGGAGATCCAGATCGAGGGCCGCGCCGTGGGCTTCTGCCGCGGTTTATAA
- the tsaA gene encoding tRNA (N6-threonylcarbamoyladenosine(37)-N6)-methyltransferase TrmO has product MSAPEEMALKVIAHIRTAFPTKFGIPRQSGLVDSLRGEVIFTPEYRCADAVRGLEDFSHIWLVWQFSGAVREGWSPTVRPPRLGGNTRMGVFATRSPFRPNPLGLSSVRLEAIEHRPDVGPVLIVRGADLMDGTPIYDIKPYIPYADCHPDASAGFTAQTRSHHLNMVCGDALWTKVPADQQAALRGVLENDPRPSYQHDPERVYGMEFGGLEVHFKVDGETLTVTGIDHC; this is encoded by the coding sequence ATGTCTGCACCCGAAGAAATGGCCCTCAAGGTCATCGCCCATATCCGCACCGCCTTCCCCACCAAATTCGGCATCCCCCGCCAGAGCGGGCTGGTGGACAGTCTGCGGGGCGAGGTCATCTTCACCCCCGAATACCGCTGCGCCGACGCCGTGCGCGGGCTGGAAGATTTCAGCCACATCTGGCTGGTGTGGCAGTTCTCCGGCGCGGTACGGGAGGGCTGGTCGCCCACCGTCCGCCCGCCCCGTCTCGGCGGCAACACCCGGATGGGCGTTTTTGCCACCCGCTCCCCCTTCCGGCCCAACCCTCTGGGCCTGTCCAGCGTCCGGCTGGAGGCCATCGAACACCGGCCCGACGTCGGCCCCGTCCTCATCGTGCGGGGCGCCGACCTGATGGACGGTACCCCCATCTACGACATCAAACCCTATATCCCCTACGCCGACTGCCACCCTGATGCCTCCGCAGGTTTCACAGCGCAGACCCGGTCCCACCACCTGAACATGGTCTGCGGCGACGCCCTCTGGACCAAAGTGCCTGCCGACCAGCAGGCGGCGCTGCGGGGCGTGCTGGAAAACGACCCCCGCCCCTCCTACCAGCACGACCCCGAGCGGGTCTACGGCATGGAGTTCGGCGGTCTGGAAGTCCACTTCAAGGTGGACGGCGAGACGCTGACCGTCACCGGCATCGACCACTGCTGA
- a CDS encoding LysR family transcriptional regulator — MELRNINTFLHIAELHSFSSAARELGYSQSAVSAQIAQLEAELGTPLFDRVGKTVRLTDAGQTFQSYARTLLITAQQAKAALMPARAVSGTLRVALADSVCSTFLPDLLQQFHALCPQVELVLRTATADEMLRLLGANQIDLAYTLDQPLLLPSLTLAVNVPEPVCFVAPAGHPLAEAEAVPLDVLAQQEFLLTERGMSYRDALDQRLAARGLAIHPYIELGSASLLCQMVERGMGLSFLPEYIVCPALSAGRLARLRVPDCTVTMHRQLFYHKDKWLTPQMKAFIALVEQ, encoded by the coding sequence ATGGAGCTGCGAAATATCAACACTTTCCTCCACATCGCCGAGCTGCACAGCTTTTCCAGCGCTGCGCGGGAGCTGGGTTACTCTCAGTCGGCGGTGTCGGCCCAGATCGCACAGCTGGAAGCAGAGCTTGGCACGCCCCTCTTCGACCGGGTAGGAAAGACCGTCCGCCTCACCGACGCGGGCCAGACCTTCCAGAGCTACGCCCGCACCCTTCTCATCACGGCCCAGCAGGCCAAGGCCGCGCTGATGCCCGCCCGGGCCGTCAGCGGCACTCTGCGGGTGGCGCTGGCAGACTCGGTGTGCAGCACCTTCCTGCCCGACCTGCTGCAGCAGTTCCACGCCCTCTGTCCGCAGGTGGAGCTGGTGCTTCGGACCGCCACCGCAGACGAGATGCTGCGGCTGCTGGGAGCCAACCAGATCGACCTCGCCTACACCCTCGACCAGCCTCTGCTCCTGCCCAGCCTGACGCTGGCCGTCAACGTGCCGGAGCCGGTCTGCTTCGTAGCCCCCGCCGGACACCCGCTGGCCGAGGCCGAGGCCGTGCCGCTGGATGTGCTGGCCCAGCAGGAATTTCTTCTCACGGAGCGGGGCATGAGCTACCGCGACGCCCTCGACCAGCGCCTTGCGGCCCGGGGGCTGGCCATCCATCCCTACATCGAGCTGGGCAGTGCCTCCCTGCTCTGCCAGATGGTAGAGCGTGGGATGGGCCTCTCCTTCCTGCCCGAGTACATCGTCTGCCCGGCCCTCTCCGCCGGGCGTCTGGCCCGCCTTCGCGTTCCCGACTGCACCGTCACCATGCACCGCCAGCTGTTCTACCACAAGGATAAATGGCTCACGCCCCAGATGAAGGCCTTCATTGCGCTGGTGGAGCAATAA
- a CDS encoding Ig-like domain-containing protein, which yields MNKITRLAAALVLSGLLLAAPAAQAAPSLLGQSSNFELEVSEMELEITADDPRPKAYLYTGGQSDYYFIVWMSSNPTVATVDGDGRVTGRSAGEATISAITDRGEYAACRVTVRKESGDAASKKPALDHVTLNLIIQYDNAHPSQKLQLINTSGSFIYAYQWMSSDPEVATVDTEGLVTAQKPGTTTITALASNGQALRCAVTVTSDVGKVTLNKHDLLLRTVGAKEALTASVAVEGGVSVPITWVSSNPGVATVDASGVVTAVADGEAKITALSPDGRFDSCSIFVGLAADKYSSEEDLAEELKLPDPYVAVRMNRLS from the coding sequence ATGAACAAGATCACACGGCTTGCGGCTGCCCTCGTGCTGAGCGGGCTGCTTCTGGCGGCTCCCGCCGCACAGGCTGCGCCGTCGCTTCTGGGACAGTCTTCGAACTTTGAGCTGGAAGTGAGCGAGATGGAGCTGGAGATCACGGCCGACGACCCCCGGCCCAAAGCCTATCTCTACACCGGCGGACAGAGCGACTACTACTTTATCGTCTGGATGAGCAGCAACCCCACCGTGGCCACTGTGGACGGCGATGGCCGCGTTACGGGACGCAGCGCCGGTGAGGCGACCATCAGCGCCATCACCGACCGGGGCGAGTATGCCGCCTGCAGGGTGACGGTCCGCAAGGAAAGCGGGGACGCGGCCAGCAAAAAGCCGGCCCTCGACCATGTCACCCTCAACCTCATCATCCAGTACGACAACGCCCACCCCAGCCAGAAGCTGCAGCTCATCAACACGAGCGGCTCCTTTATCTACGCCTACCAGTGGATGAGCAGCGACCCTGAGGTGGCGACGGTGGACACGGAGGGCCTTGTCACGGCCCAGAAACCCGGCACTACCACCATCACCGCGCTGGCGTCCAACGGTCAGGCTCTCCGCTGTGCCGTCACCGTCACCAGCGACGTGGGCAAAGTGACCCTGAATAAGCACGACCTGCTGCTCCGCACCGTGGGCGCAAAGGAAGCCCTGACGGCCTCTGTGGCCGTGGAGGGGGGCGTCAGCGTCCCCATCACATGGGTCAGCAGCAACCCCGGCGTCGCTACAGTGGACGCCTCTGGCGTCGTGACCGCTGTTGCGGACGGTGAGGCGAAGATCACCGCCCTCTCGCCGGATGGCCGCTTCGACAGCTGCAGCATCTTTGTGGGCCTTGCCGCCGACAAATACAGCAGCGAAGAGGATCTGGCCGAGGAACTCAAGCTTCCCGATCCCTATGTGGCCGTCCGGATGAACCGGCTGAGCTGA
- the rbr gene encoding rubrerythrin: MELKGTKTEKNLMEAFAGESMARNKYTFFASVARKEGYEQLAAIFEETAGNEKEHAKLWFKALCGGALPDTMTCLEMAASGENDEWTEMYPRMAAEAKEEGFAQLAALFTMVGQIEKEHEERYRALAANLKEGKVFAREEQQVWVCRNCGYTHIGKSAPLKCPVCAHPQSYFELKAKNY, from the coding sequence ATGGAACTCAAGGGCACCAAGACCGAGAAAAACCTGATGGAAGCCTTCGCCGGTGAGAGCATGGCCCGCAACAAGTACACCTTCTTTGCAAGCGTCGCAAGGAAAGAGGGCTACGAGCAGCTGGCCGCTATCTTTGAGGAGACCGCCGGCAACGAGAAAGAGCACGCCAAGCTGTGGTTCAAGGCCCTGTGCGGCGGCGCGCTCCCCGACACCATGACCTGCCTTGAGATGGCTGCAAGCGGTGAGAACGACGAGTGGACCGAGATGTACCCCCGGATGGCCGCGGAGGCCAAGGAGGAGGGCTTTGCCCAGCTGGCTGCCCTCTTCACGATGGTGGGACAGATCGAGAAGGAGCACGAGGAGCGCTACCGCGCCCTCGCTGCCAACCTCAAGGAGGGCAAGGTCTTTGCCCGGGAAGAGCAGCAGGTGTGGGTCTGCCGGAACTGCGGCTACACCCATATCGGCAAGTCTGCACCCCTCAAGTGCCCGGTCTGCGCCCATCCCCAGAGCTATTTTGAGCTGAAGGCCAAGAACTACTGA
- a CDS encoding cell envelope biogenesis protein OmpA, with translation MPKDEERKELTQEEIDARDEKFRTFFTTSVAQVPEEMTRRDDGAAEKPNKGLFGRLFRREKTEPQADGAVEESSTGEIRLGGEEQEKPSELELVLKLEEETEPSKPETPEPAGVASAPRPEPEKPQVSQPKAPETPAPQPDKKPTEKQSASRKKAVQYGPRTPQEQYEDREMQALKAMLFGPKPQPEAEKPEKSVPEAPAVQKPGPEKEPDAKPERPAAPLPELVFAEDKTAKPHAAPAMHFFGKGEDEETPSAPTRTTPPSSDDSMSLPLIDLNDDGPAPAETLDAEAPAQPAAEEAAPAEEAATEAEKTPEAPEQMGDRLRRMSAALTLRCALGGILALVLLHFGLAAEGLVGPLAGLDPVTAPAAFYAANLLFYALALAVGWPVLRDGLQGLRGRPSMETMPALAACAALLQAAVALLNAKSYQPSSFTLLSGIAALGLFLALLGDRVLLASVQGGFALAQAAPERRGAFRAKDKELVRVLAKNMEEKDPWVLLSRPTEWDDAMVEQGFGPRACERRARKTNYILLGVALLAGFVFLVMGGGVNGSAAALTAVLCMGSPLSSTLISGLASLRLQQTAAASGAVVPGWAAIEELGGVDTVQADADELFTPDSALLEDIRIFKGGRIDRAILYSASVLSQCCNTLSGLFRQIIEDRTDILYPVKDLEVHRGLGFSAWCDNNRVLIGSRAYMEKEDVPLPDEEYEAKHSKNGELQILYLAVSGSLHAMFVLRYVGGRNAARGLEQLQKENIQLLVSCQDPSLTARQITDAYHLPEGMVVLLDQEQCAALDAATAQNTGSEDCCILCTNGFASLTGGLRAAEQAQNAETTATTVQLVSVWFSVAIAVLLTYAGSVGMLSVAAVLMYQAAWSALSIAVCALKQHS, from the coding sequence ATGCCAAAGGATGAAGAGCGGAAGGAACTGACGCAGGAAGAGATCGACGCCCGCGACGAGAAATTCCGTACCTTTTTTACGACCAGTGTGGCGCAGGTTCCGGAGGAGATGACCCGACGGGACGATGGAGCGGCCGAAAAGCCTAATAAAGGCCTGTTCGGTCGGCTGTTCCGCCGCGAGAAAACGGAGCCGCAGGCCGACGGTGCAGTGGAAGAGAGCAGCACCGGCGAGATCCGGCTGGGCGGTGAGGAGCAGGAGAAACCCTCCGAGCTGGAGCTTGTCCTGAAGCTGGAAGAGGAGACAGAGCCTTCGAAGCCTGAGACGCCGGAGCCGGCGGGAGTGGCGAGTGCGCCCCGGCCGGAACCGGAAAAGCCCCAAGTGTCCCAGCCCAAAGCGCCGGAGACGCCTGCCCCCCAGCCGGACAAAAAGCCAACGGAAAAACAGTCCGCCTCCCGGAAAAAGGCCGTCCAGTACGGCCCGCGCACCCCGCAGGAGCAGTACGAGGACCGGGAGATGCAGGCGCTGAAGGCCATGCTCTTCGGCCCGAAGCCTCAGCCGGAGGCCGAAAAGCCGGAGAAGAGCGTCCCGGAAGCCCCGGCTGTCCAGAAGCCGGGACCAGAAAAAGAGCCGGATGCCAAGCCGGAGAGGCCTGCTGCGCCGCTGCCCGAGCTGGTATTTGCGGAGGACAAGACGGCGAAGCCCCATGCAGCCCCGGCCATGCACTTCTTCGGCAAGGGGGAGGACGAGGAAACGCCCTCGGCCCCCACCCGCACGACGCCGCCCAGCAGCGACGACAGCATGAGCCTGCCGCTCATTGACCTGAACGACGACGGGCCTGCTCCCGCAGAGACGCTGGACGCCGAAGCGCCTGCGCAGCCTGCCGCAGAGGAAGCCGCCCCCGCAGAAGAGGCGGCCACCGAGGCGGAAAAGACCCCCGAAGCGCCTGAGCAGATGGGCGACCGGCTGCGCCGGATGAGCGCAGCCCTTACCCTGCGCTGTGCGCTGGGCGGCATCCTCGCGCTGGTGCTGCTCCACTTCGGCCTTGCCGCAGAGGGCCTTGTCGGCCCGCTGGCCGGGCTGGACCCCGTGACTGCCCCGGCGGCGTTCTACGCTGCCAACCTGCTCTTCTACGCCTTGGCACTGGCCGTGGGCTGGCCCGTCCTGCGGGACGGCCTGCAGGGCCTGCGGGGCCGTCCCAGCATGGAGACGATGCCCGCGCTGGCCGCTTGTGCCGCCCTGCTGCAGGCCGCTGTGGCCCTGCTGAACGCCAAGAGCTATCAGCCGTCCAGCTTCACCCTCCTGTCCGGCATCGCGGCGCTGGGACTCTTCCTTGCGCTGCTGGGCGACCGGGTGCTGCTGGCCTCGGTGCAGGGCGGATTTGCGCTGGCGCAGGCCGCACCGGAGCGGCGCGGCGCGTTCCGCGCCAAGGACAAGGAGCTTGTCCGGGTGCTGGCTAAGAATATGGAAGAAAAAGACCCGTGGGTGCTGCTCAGCCGCCCCACCGAGTGGGACGACGCGATGGTGGAACAGGGCTTTGGCCCCCGTGCCTGTGAGCGCCGCGCCCGCAAAACGAACTATATCCTGCTGGGCGTGGCCCTTCTGGCCGGATTCGTATTCCTCGTCATGGGCGGCGGCGTCAACGGCAGCGCGGCGGCCCTGACCGCCGTGCTCTGCATGGGGTCGCCCCTGTCCTCCACCCTCATCTCCGGCCTTGCGTCTCTGCGGCTGCAGCAGACCGCAGCTGCCTCGGGCGCTGTGGTGCCCGGCTGGGCGGCCATCGAGGAGCTGGGCGGTGTGGACACGGTGCAGGCCGACGCCGACGAGCTGTTCACGCCGGACAGCGCCCTGCTGGAGGACATCCGCATCTTCAAGGGCGGCCGCATCGACCGGGCCATCCTCTATTCGGCCAGCGTCCTCAGCCAGTGCTGCAATACCCTGAGCGGCCTGTTCCGCCAGATCATCGAGGACCGCACCGACATCCTCTACCCCGTCAAGGATCTGGAAGTCCATCGGGGCCTCGGCTTCTCCGCGTGGTGCGACAACAACCGTGTCCTCATCGGCTCCCGCGCATACATGGAAAAGGAAGATGTGCCCCTGCCCGACGAGGAGTATGAGGCCAAGCACTCGAAAAACGGCGAGCTGCAGATCCTGTATCTGGCCGTCTCCGGCAGTCTGCACGCCATGTTCGTGCTCCGGTATGTGGGCGGGCGGAATGCGGCCCGTGGGCTGGAACAGCTCCAGAAGGAGAACATCCAGCTGCTGGTGTCCTGTCAGGACCCCAGCCTGACGGCACGGCAGATCACCGACGCCTACCACCTGCCCGAGGGGATGGTCGTCCTGCTGGATCAGGAGCAGTGTGCCGCGCTGGATGCCGCCACCGCCCAGAACACCGGCTCCGAGGACTGCTGCATCCTCTGCACCAATGGCTTTGCCAGCCTGACCGGCGGTCTGCGGGCCGCAGAGCAGGCCCAGAACGCCGAGACGACTGCCACCACGGTACAGCTGGTGTCGGTGTGGTTCTCGGTGGCCATTGCCGTCCTGCTGACCTATGCGGGCAGCGTGGGGATGCTGAGCGTGGCCGCAGTGCTGATGTATCAGGCCGCGTGGAGCGCCCTCAGCATCGCCGTCTGTGCCCTCAAGCAGCACAGTTGA
- the rlmB gene encoding 23S rRNA (guanosine(2251)-2'-O)-methyltransferase RlmB, with translation MEERNTSRRPRREKAEEQPRNESLVYGKNPVTELLKSGSGVDTVLLAEGMAPAVAAYYTAMAKEAGATVKRVHPNKLRLMTGTESHQGVAAFASEIEYATVEDLLAAAKEKGEPPFLVLSDGIEDPHNLGAVMRSALLCGAHGIVIPKRGGASVTPTVIKSSAGAAERLPVARVANIGETIRRLKEQGVFVYCADMDGVSLRRNNLTGPIALVLGSEGSGVSQLVKKLCDGVVSLDMAARGTGVDSFNVSVAAGIILYEIQSQRAAQG, from the coding sequence ATGGAAGAACGCAATACGTCCCGCCGCCCCCGCCGCGAAAAGGCCGAGGAGCAGCCCCGGAACGAGAGCCTTGTTTACGGAAAGAACCCGGTCACGGAGCTGCTGAAGAGCGGCTCCGGCGTGGATACCGTGCTGCTGGCAGAGGGCATGGCCCCCGCTGTGGCGGCCTACTACACCGCAATGGCTAAGGAGGCCGGTGCCACCGTCAAGCGGGTGCACCCCAATAAGTTGCGCCTCATGACCGGCACCGAGAGCCATCAGGGCGTAGCTGCCTTTGCCAGCGAGATCGAATACGCAACGGTGGAGGACCTGCTGGCCGCAGCCAAGGAGAAGGGCGAACCGCCCTTCCTCGTGCTGAGTGACGGCATCGAGGACCCACACAATCTGGGCGCAGTCATGCGCTCGGCCCTGCTGTGCGGCGCACACGGCATCGTCATCCCCAAGCGGGGCGGCGCATCCGTGACCCCCACCGTCATCAAGTCCAGCGCCGGTGCTGCGGAGCGACTGCCCGTGGCCCGGGTGGCCAACATCGGCGAGACCATCCGCCGCCTTAAGGAGCAGGGCGTTTTCGTCTACTGCGCCGATATGGATGGCGTGTCCCTGCGCCGGAACAACCTCACCGGCCCCATCGCGCTGGTGCTGGGCAGTGAGGGCAGCGGCGTGTCGCAGCTGGTGAAGAAGCTCTGCGACGGCGTGGTGAGCCTCGATATGGCTGCACGAGGCACCGGTGTGGACAGCTTCAACGTCTCGGTGGCGGCTGGCATCATCCTGTATGAGATCCAGAGCCAGCGTGCCGCACAGGGCTGA
- the fba gene encoding class II fructose-1,6-bisphosphate aldolase: MLVNATEMLIKARDGHYGVPQFNINNLEWTKAVLTACEEMKSPVILGVSEGAGKYMTGFKTVAAMVDAMVDSMGITVPVALHLDHGTYEGCKACVEAGFSSIMFDGSHYSIEENVAKTTELVALAHSKGMSIEAEVGSIGGVEDGVVGNGEIADPAECAKITDLGIDFLAAGIGNIHGVYPANWKGLDFEALDRIHKATNNIPLVLHGGTGIPDDMIAKAISLGVSKININTECQLVFAEATRKYIEEGKDQQGKGFDPRKLLAPGAKAIEAKCKEKIELFGCAGKG, translated from the coding sequence ATGTTGGTAAATGCAACCGAAATGCTCATCAAAGCCCGTGACGGCCACTACGGTGTGCCTCAGTTCAACATCAACAATCTGGAGTGGACCAAGGCTGTCCTGACCGCCTGCGAGGAGATGAAGAGTCCCGTCATTCTGGGCGTCTCCGAGGGTGCCGGCAAGTACATGACCGGCTTCAAGACCGTCGCCGCAATGGTGGACGCAATGGTCGATTCGATGGGCATCACCGTTCCGGTCGCTCTGCATCTGGATCACGGCACCTACGAGGGCTGCAAGGCCTGCGTTGAGGCTGGCTTCTCCTCCATCATGTTCGACGGCAGCCACTACTCCATCGAGGAGAATGTCGCCAAGACCACGGAGCTGGTCGCTCTGGCACACTCCAAGGGCATGAGCATCGAGGCCGAGGTCGGTTCCATCGGCGGCGTCGAGGACGGCGTTGTGGGCAATGGTGAGATCGCTGACCCCGCAGAGTGCGCAAAGATCACCGATCTGGGCATCGATTTCCTCGCTGCCGGCATCGGCAACATCCACGGCGTCTACCCGGCCAACTGGAAGGGTCTGGACTTCGAGGCTCTGGACCGCATCCACAAGGCTACCAACAACATTCCTCTGGTCCTGCATGGCGGCACCGGCATCCCCGACGACATGATCGCCAAGGCCATCAGCCTCGGCGTCTCCAAGATCAACATCAACACCGAGTGCCAGCTGGTCTTCGCTGAGGCCACCCGCAAGTACATCGAAGAGGGCAAGGATCAGCAGGGCAAGGGCTTCGACCCCCGCAAGCTGCTGGCTCCCGGCGCAAAGGCCATCGAGGCCAAGTGCAAGGAGAAGATCGAGCTGTTCGGCTGCGCAGGCAAGGGCTAA